The genomic stretch ACCCTTGCATTTTTGAGCAATTGGGAAAATGTAGTAATCAAACAGACCATTATTTCCAATGGGTACAATCCTGAGGAAGAAGTACAAAAATTTGTTTGGGCTGATGTGGTAATCTACCATACCCCGATATGGTGGTTTCAATTGCCGCACGGCTTTAAAAAATACATTGATGAGGTGTTTACGGCGGGGCACAAAAAAGGGATTTACCATAGTGATGGTCGTTCGGCAGACAATCCAAAAATAGGCTATGGAACCGGCGGAATGCTTCATGGACGGTCTTATATGCTTACTACAAGTTGGAACGCGCCGCAGACAGCATTTAGCTTGCCGGGCGAATTTTTTAACCTACATAGTGTGGATGAAGGACCATTATTCGGTTTTCATCGCATGAATGCTTTCACAGGGATGCAATCATTAAAGAGTTTTCACTTCCATGATGTAGAGAAGAACGCCAATATTCCCCGTGATATGAAAGCTTATCGCCATCACTTGGAAGAAGTATTTGAAACAGTATTAAAAGATATAGTGGTATGAAATGACGATAAAAAATTTTATGCAAAATTCTATCTGACAATTAAAAACAACAGAAAACATACAGATGAAAATATATTTAACTGCCATTATTAAAGCAAAAGAAGCATATCGGGAGGAGGTATATGCTGTTCTCAAGAATATGGTAAAGCAAACCCTCAAAGAAGAAGCCTGTGAATTGTACGCATTGCATCAAGGTATTGACGACAAAAACTTATTCACTTTCTATGAAGTATGGAAAAATAAAGAAGGTCTAGATATTCATAACGGGAAACCATACATCAATGATTTTAGCAAGTTAATCGATGAAAAATTACAAGAACAACCAACAATTTTATTGACAACATTAATTTAAAATACAGAAATGGAATACAGAAAATTAGGGAATACAGATTTAACATTATCGGTAATCACATACGGCGCTTTTGCTATCGGCGGTAATATGTGGGGCGGTAATGAGAAGAAAAATTCAATTGCCTCTGTTCAGGCTTCAATAGACAATGGAGTAACCAGCATTGATACCGCGCCTTTCTATGGATTTGGCTTGAGCGAAGAAATGATTGGCGAAGCTATCAAAGGGTATGACCGTAGCAAGATACAGTTATTAACAAAGTTCGGATTAGTTTGGGACGGCAGTAATGAAGGAAAGGGCGATTTTTTCTTTAATGCGGAAGATAATGGCAAAGTAATGCCCGTTTTTAAATATGCTTCAAAACAAAACGTGATTAAGGAGGTAGAAGAAAGTTTAAAACGATTAAATACCGATTATATTGATTTGCTTCAAATTCATTGGGCTGATGCTACTACATCTATTTCCGAAACTATGGAAGCATTAGAATTGCTGATACAGCAAGGTAAAATCCGTGCGGCAGGTGTGAGTAATTACGGTGTAGCACAAGTTGAAGAAGCCCGTCAAACGCTGTTTATCGCAAGCAACCAAGTTTCGTACAGTATGCTAAACCGTACGATTGAAAAAGATTTAGTGCCTTACGGTTTAGCCAACCATTTGGGCATTATTGCTTACAGCCCTATGGAAAGAGGATTGCTTACAGGCAAATATTTCAAGGGTGGCGCGTTGAAAGAAAACGACCACAGGCACGGTTATTTCCAACAATTTGAGTTAAATAAGGTACAGGCATTTTTAGAAACCATCATGCCTATTGCAGTCGAAAAAAGAGTTTCGCTTGCTCAATTAGTTTTGCGTTGGACAAGTTTACAGAAGGGAATTACTGTGGTATTGGCGGGTGCAAGAAATGCTGAACAAGCGATTTCCAATGCCAATGCAATAAACATTCATTTATCCGACAGTGAAATGGAATTTATTAATCAAGAGCTATCAAAAATATAATAAAACAAGCACTGTTTCACAAAGTGTGCTAATGACCATCAATGTATGATTAAATCCTCAATGGAAAAATTTGGAAATACACAAAAAAGCAGCAATCCTTTACCACAGCATCGTCTGTGGTAAAGTTTATTTTAAGATTATTGTTCGCGCTCTTTTAGATTCATTTTCCTACTTCAAAATACACATCCAGATTTTTCAATGCCATTGTAAAGCCCTCTTTGAAGCCCATTTCAATCATCTTCTCCATACGTTCAAGAGATTCATTATAAATAGAAACAAACACTGTTGTAATGCCGCTTTGTTGGCTGAAATTTAAATCCCAATCAGAACCCGGCAATACAGGATTTTCATCCTTGTCTGCAAAAGCATTCAACATTTTGAAATTGGTTTTCGGGCTAATCGAAGTATATTCCTGAATACCCCAATGCTCCTGACCTTCAGGACTTACCATTGCGTAGAACCTTCGTCCGCCCACTTTGAAATCCATATACTTGGTGCGCGATGTAAAGGGCTTTGGCGCCCACCACTGGTCAATGATTTCTGGTTTTGTAAAAGCATCCCAAACCAAATCACGCGGTGCATCAAATTCACGTTGAATGTTAATCGTGTTGTTTTCTCTGTTTACGATAAAATCGAATAATAAATTGCTGTTCATTTCGCTAAGTTTTATTGTGATAAATATTGAGTTATCATATTGTCTGCCCAACACCATCTTTTATAGCTGCTGCAAGCACATCAAGGTTTATATCGTTCAGTGTTTTAAATTTAATGCAATACCCTGTAACGCTTGCTTTGCCAAGCTTTTCCTTGTATGTTTTTGCCAAATAGGCTTTATCCTTTATACCCATGATATAAACCGAAATGCCCGTTGTATTGGCACTAATGCCAATTTGGTAAAAATCTTTGCTTGTTCCGTCAGCGTATTTTATGGCGTATGAACCATAGCCGATATTGGGATTGGTAACAATTTTACCTTGAGCGTCTTTGCCATCCAAAAACCATAATTTACTATTCGGCAAAATTTGAAGTATGCGCTCGTGTAACGCTTGCATTTCGCTGCGTTTTGGTTCGGGCAGGCTCGCGATATACTGTTTGATTTGCTCTTGTGTGTTCATTTTTCTTTAACTAAGCGTACACTTATTTTAAAAAGCCATTCAATAAATCCAAAATTGTTTTTGTCTGCATCATCAGGCTCACATGCCCTTGTGCGGGAATAATGGCTAATTGCGACTTTGGCATTGGCGCTAAATCAGCAGCAATACCACCACCTAATAATTGATAAGTCTTCATTAATTCAACTTTATCTAAGCCATCATTGTCGCCCGAAATAAGTAATACAGGCGATTTGATTTTTGCAATATTAGAATCTCCCACATTGAATGGTACATCTGCAAAAGCAATCATTTGCTCTACAAATTTATGCCACTTGCTTGTATCGGGTGCTACCGCATCGTACGCAGTTTTTAAAGGTGTGTTATCAAAAAATTCCGGTTTAAAATTTTTAAATGCACCATTTACAACAGGCAGCCAGCCACTGCTTTTATAAGTGGAAGAAATGATTACTAATTTCCTTAACCGCTTTGGATAATTTACGGCAAATTGATAAGCCACAGAGCCGCCCATGCTATATCCTGCAACATCTGCACTGTCAATTTTTAAGTAATCCATTACTCCTTTCACATCACTTGCCAATGTATCAATGTCTAATTTTCTGTCTGAATACGGCGAATGTCCATGCCCTTGCATTTCAATGGCAATCACTTTTCTTGTTTTTGACAATTCGGGAATTAATTGTCCCCAATTCATCTCAATAGTATAAAAAGCCCCATGAAGCAGAATGATTGGTCTGCCTTCGCCATATACTTCGTAATAAACTTTGATGCCATTAACAGGCGCGTATCCGCTAACTGAAGATTTGATTTGTTGTGCGCTTAATTGCGATGTTGTAAACATAACAATTGCAATGAGCATTATTGGTTTAAGAGGATTGAGCGATTTGAATAAATTGTTGTTCATTTTATTTTTATTTTACTGTAAAACAATTTTTCTGCTCGCAGGTCTTAAATACCACGATATTATTGTGAGCATTAAAAGAAATAACGATGGAAATATTGCATCAATGGAATCGCCCGATGCAATATGCGAAAATATCGCTCCCGACATGATAAAGAAAAAACCTGCGTAAGCCCATTCTTTTACTAAAGGAAATTTAGGAACAAGCACAGCTATCGTTCCCAAAATTTTCCAGATGCCCAATATTACCAGAAGATAAATCGGATAACCTAAATGTGTAACCATTTCAGCGCCGCCTTGTCCTGCTTGCATTTTAAACAACTGTCCTATTCCTGTTGCTGTCATTCCCAACGCAAGCCAAACAGTGGCAATCCAATAAATGATTTTATTTCTCTTTGACATAGCGTGTTATTTTAATTTGCTTACAGCTTCCTGCAATCTGTCGTGCGCCATATTAATGCCTTGTGCAAAAGGCATTTTCAGCACTTCATCTCTTTGTGCAGCCGATTCATAAATGGTGTGAATATTCAGTTTGCTTGTGCCATCGGTTAATCTTTCAAATTCGTAAACTTCCAACTGAACACCAAAAGGCGTGTTGTCCATTTCAAATGTGCGCGTGATTTTTTTGTTGGAAATAAATTCATGAATCGTTCCGTTTGCACTAAACACAACATTGCCGTTATATGTTGTTTCCAACCGGTAACTACCATGCTTTTTACTTTCCAGTTTCAACACTTTTGTTCCCATCCACTGTTCCAGCAATCCGGCTTCCGTGTAGGCTTTAAAAACCAATTCCACAGGCAAATCAAATTCCCGTGTTATTAATAAATCCTGTTTGCCTTCTTCGGCATTCACTTTTGTTTTGAGTTCCATATAGCTTATTTTTTGTTTTGCATTTTTTTCATAACAGCTTCCAGTTGGTCAAAACGGTCTTCCCACATTTTGCGGAACTGGTTCAGCCATTTATCAATCTCTTTCATTTTTTTTACTTCAAGCTGATAATAAATTTCCCTGCCTTTCTGTTCCTGCTTTACCAATTCACACTCCGTCAAAATGCGTAAATGCTTTGACACCGCCTGCCTTGTAGTGTGAAAATTTTCTGCAATAGCATTCGGCGTCATCGCTTGCACGGCAATCAATGCAATGATTGCTCGTCTTGTAGGGTCGGCTATTGCCTGAAAAATATCTCTTCTCATCTTTTTTATGAAACCTTTCGGTTGCAAATATAAGCGCAACTTTTTGGTTGCACAAAATTTATTTTTAATTTTTTTGTTGTTACATAGAGTCTCACGAAGAAATTACATGGAGTTACTCAGAGAAAACCTTTATGAAACTTTGTATAATAATTCAATCAACATTTGATTTTCGTAACTTTGAAAAATGGATAAGACGCAAACGCTTGAAGAATTTTATAAAGCAAAACTCAATTGGGTTCCCGATAACATCCGAAAAGAAATCGGTCACTTCAATGTTTTTCGTTTGGACGATTTTGTCGGTCGTCATTCAAAACCCATTCCATACAGCCGAAAAGATTATTTTAAAATCAGCCTCATTATTGGGAAAAACAAGGTGCATTATGCCGATAAAATTATCGAGATAAAGAAGCAGGCGTTGTTTTTTGCCAATCCGCAAATACCATACAATTGGGAAAAGCTGAACGACCAACAAACAGGATTTTTCTGCGTGTTCACGCCTGCGTTTTTTCATCATTTCGGCAACCTGAAAGATTACGAAGTTTTTCACGCCTGTTTTTGAATTGACCAACGAGCAGCTTAAAAAAGTAAAGCAAATCTTCACCAAAATGCAGGAAGAAATTGACTCTTCCTATATTCATAAATACGATGCGCTGCGCAATCTGGTGTTTGAAATTTTGCATTATACTTTAAAAATGCAGCCATCCATCAATACCGAAAAACAACAAACCAACGCTTCGTACAGAACCGCCATTTTGTTTTTAGAATTATTGGAACGGCAATTCCCTATCGAAGATGTTAGGCAAAGATTGAGTTTCCGTTCGCCGTCAGATTTTGCTCATCAGCTTTCTATTCACGTTAATCATCTCAACCGCGCTGTCAAAGAAACTACCGAGAAAACTACTTCCGAAATTATTGCCGAGCGTGTGTTGCAGGAAGCTAAAATTCTGCTGAAGCATACCGAATGGAATGTTTCCGAAATCGCTTTTGCGCTGGGTTTTACGGAAGTTACACACTTCAATAATTTCTTTAAGAAGCATACGAATATTAATCCGATGACTTTCAGGAAAGGCGAGTGATATGTTTGGTACGACAAAATAATTGTATTTTTGAACCACACTTTCAATGAAGAAAATCAAAGATGAATTACAAAATATCATTTTCGGAAATGGAGAAGATGGCAGTCAAAGCCAACTCAAAGCCGCGCAAAATTTCCTTAGAAGAAATGCGCAAACAGGCTTCGGAACTGAAAAACAAA from Arachidicoccus sp. BS20 encodes the following:
- a CDS encoding NAD(P)H-dependent oxidoreductase, with translation MKKIFIINAGQNFGHSGGRFNNTITDETLAFLSNWENVVIKQTIISNGYNPEEEVQKFVWADVVIYHTPIWWFQLPHGFKKYIDEVFTAGHKKGIYHSDGRSADNPKIGYGTGGMLHGRSYMLTTSWNAPQTAFSLPGEFFNLHSVDEGPLFGFHRMNAFTGMQSLKSFHFHDVEKNANIPRDMKAYRHHLEEVFETVLKDIVV
- a CDS encoding putative quinol monooxygenase, which translates into the protein MKIYLTAIIKAKEAYREEVYAVLKNMVKQTLKEEACELYALHQGIDDKNLFTFYEVWKNKEGLDIHNGKPYINDFSKLIDEKLQEQPTILLTTLI
- a CDS encoding aldo/keto reductase, yielding MEYRKLGNTDLTLSVITYGAFAIGGNMWGGNEKKNSIASVQASIDNGVTSIDTAPFYGFGLSEEMIGEAIKGYDRSKIQLLTKFGLVWDGSNEGKGDFFFNAEDNGKVMPVFKYASKQNVIKEVEESLKRLNTDYIDLLQIHWADATTSISETMEALELLIQQGKIRAAGVSNYGVAQVEEARQTLFIASNQVSYSMLNRTIEKDLVPYGLANHLGIIAYSPMERGLLTGKYFKGGALKENDHRHGYFQQFELNKVQAFLETIMPIAVEKRVSLAQLVLRWTSLQKGITVVLAGARNAEQAISNANAINIHLSDSEMEFINQELSKI
- a CDS encoding SRPBCC family protein, translating into MNSNLLFDFIVNRENNTINIQREFDAPRDLVWDAFTKPEIIDQWWAPKPFTSRTKYMDFKVGGRRFYAMVSPEGQEHWGIQEYTSISPKTNFKMLNAFADKDENPVLPGSDWDLNFSQQSGITTVFVSIYNESLERMEKMIEMGFKEGFTMALKNLDVYFEVGK
- a CDS encoding DUF1801 domain-containing protein — its product is MNTQEQIKQYIASLPEPKRSEMQALHERILQILPNSKLWFLDGKDAQGKIVTNPNIGYGSYAIKYADGTSKDFYQIGISANTTGISVYIMGIKDKAYLAKTYKEKLGKASVTGYCIKFKTLNDINLDVLAAAIKDGVGQTI
- a CDS encoding alpha/beta fold hydrolase encodes the protein MNNNLFKSLNPLKPIMLIAIVMFTTSQLSAQQIKSSVSGYAPVNGIKVYYEVYGEGRPIILLHGAFYTIEMNWGQLIPELSKTRKVIAIEMQGHGHSPYSDRKLDIDTLASDVKGVMDYLKIDSADVAGYSMGGSVAYQFAVNYPKRLRKLVIISSTYKSSGWLPVVNGAFKNFKPEFFDNTPLKTAYDAVAPDTSKWHKFVEQMIAFADVPFNVGDSNIAKIKSPVLLISGDNDGLDKVELMKTYQLLGGGIAADLAPMPKSQLAIIPAQGHVSLMMQTKTILDLLNGFLK
- a CDS encoding DoxX family protein, which encodes MSKRNKIIYWIATVWLALGMTATGIGQLFKMQAGQGGAEMVTHLGYPIYLLVILGIWKILGTIAVLVPKFPLVKEWAYAGFFFIMSGAIFSHIASGDSIDAIFPSLFLLMLTIISWYLRPASRKIVLQ
- a CDS encoding SRPBCC family protein; translated protein: MELKTKVNAEEGKQDLLITREFDLPVELVFKAYTEAGLLEQWMGTKVLKLESKKHGSYRLETTYNGNVVFSANGTIHEFISNKKITRTFEMDNTPFGVQLEVYEFERLTDGTSKLNIHTIYESAAQRDEVLKMPFAQGINMAHDRLQEAVSKLK
- a CDS encoding ArsR/SmtB family transcription factor, with the protein product MRRDIFQAIADPTRRAIIALIAVQAMTPNAIAENFHTTRQAVSKHLRILTECELVKQEQKGREIYYQLEVKKMKEIDKWLNQFRKMWEDRFDQLEAVMKKMQNKK
- a CDS encoding helix-turn-helix domain-containing protein, with the translated sequence MQEEIDSSYIHKYDALRNLVFEILHYTLKMQPSINTEKQQTNASYRTAILFLELLERQFPIEDVRQRLSFRSPSDFAHQLSIHVNHLNRAVKETTEKTTSEIIAERVLQEAKILLKHTEWNVSEIAFALGFTEVTHFNNFFKKHTNINPMTFRKGE